A region of Micromonospora chokoriensis DNA encodes the following proteins:
- a CDS encoding FtsX-like permease family protein produces the protein MSVGAAVRRVRTYGGQFLLLAVLTLVVTLLISGVPRLVNRLAEHGLRAQLVSEPAARRDLSYSTGVVDAPPTATVMGKARERFDALAAAMPPQVRSTVSEQWYSADIAPARVVGPDLTARNLLVDLGLRTLPDIQNASTLVDGAWPSETYVPDRPIEVALDVDVARKLNLRSGSQLRIGNTDDKGRFLGGVPLVVSGLFRPVDRANGIWDGLPQLLQIIEPVGDGQPFTIVGVVAQSTLNKRAAEGWPVQSNWRYRPGVDEIDAQNLDQMIDGLQQMQREKPADLTLTQGIDVPLRSFAAQINAARTLLAVIAAGVLATLAGLIVLAASLAIRRRRAEFVLLRARGGAATAGARRSLAESVLVVPIAAALGWWLGTLFPGAPDPTAPYVIGATVLVTLALPLATLAVPAGGASRRDLIRVRPSARRLTVEVSLLLLAGLGAVLLRRRGLTPGEVDPLLVSVPVLLAIAAAVLALRAYPWPLLLVSRLAARTRGSVAFLGTARAGRAAVAAPLVVVVLAIGTAAFCGVVAAGVDASRDRAAERIVPADAVIRGERFAPDTIDELGRLPGVRAVTRVVYQEDERLASDEVGTDARLAQTDVLLVDGSGLDTVARESQVDLPVPDAVRTARPGPGPLPAIVSPAVAADLAKAGLRDSAFISVQGQRYEFRVADTEDDFPLVSENADRFVILPWQALPERITTPAPSSLLIAGDSLDAEALRRAGDQGQERYQRNGAFSGRERLIGVTVDTREDVRRDLGDGGANGVLAFGFLAGAVGGSVLGLLAIAFTVLAGARARGQVLSRLRTLGLSRRQWRGLLLVELTPLVAVSVLTGALVGAVLPLLLNPVLGLSAFTSGVPVQVAFEPSLVAAVLALGAVALGFAVAVEALNNRRLRLGEVLRLGEES, from the coding sequence ATGAGCGTCGGCGCGGCCGTCCGGCGGGTCCGGACGTACGGCGGGCAGTTCCTGCTCCTGGCGGTGCTGACCCTGGTGGTCACACTGCTGATCAGCGGGGTGCCCCGACTGGTCAACCGTCTCGCCGAACACGGGCTGCGGGCGCAGCTGGTCAGCGAACCCGCTGCCCGTCGCGACCTGTCGTACAGCACGGGGGTGGTCGACGCGCCCCCCACGGCGACGGTCATGGGCAAGGCCCGGGAACGATTCGACGCCCTGGCCGCGGCGATGCCGCCGCAGGTGCGTTCGACGGTGTCCGAGCAGTGGTACAGCGCGGACATCGCCCCGGCCCGGGTGGTCGGACCGGACCTCACCGCTCGCAACCTGCTGGTCGACCTGGGCCTACGGACCCTGCCCGACATCCAGAACGCCAGCACACTCGTCGACGGGGCGTGGCCCAGCGAGACGTACGTGCCGGACCGGCCGATCGAGGTGGCGCTCGACGTCGACGTGGCCCGCAAACTCAACCTGCGGTCCGGCAGCCAACTGCGCATCGGCAACACCGACGACAAGGGCCGATTCCTCGGCGGCGTCCCGCTGGTGGTGTCCGGGCTGTTCCGCCCGGTCGATCGTGCGAACGGCATCTGGGACGGTCTGCCGCAGCTGCTCCAGATCATCGAACCGGTCGGAGACGGCCAGCCGTTCACCATCGTCGGCGTGGTCGCGCAGTCGACTCTCAACAAACGTGCCGCCGAGGGCTGGCCGGTCCAGTCGAACTGGCGGTACCGCCCGGGCGTCGACGAGATCGACGCACAGAACCTGGACCAGATGATCGACGGCTTGCAGCAGATGCAGCGCGAGAAGCCGGCGGACCTCACGTTGACCCAGGGCATCGACGTTCCGTTGCGTTCGTTCGCCGCCCAGATCAACGCCGCCCGGACCCTGCTCGCGGTGATCGCGGCCGGCGTACTGGCCACCCTGGCGGGACTCATCGTGCTCGCCGCCAGCCTCGCCATCCGCCGGCGTCGCGCCGAGTTCGTGCTGCTGCGTGCCCGTGGTGGCGCGGCCACCGCCGGAGCCCGCCGCAGCCTCGCCGAATCGGTGCTGGTGGTGCCCATCGCGGCCGCGCTCGGCTGGTGGCTGGGCACCCTGTTCCCCGGTGCCCCGGACCCGACCGCGCCGTACGTCATCGGGGCGACAGTGCTCGTCACCCTCGCGCTGCCGCTGGCGACGTTGGCCGTACCGGCCGGTGGGGCGTCCCGACGGGACCTGATCCGGGTACGCCCGTCGGCCCGCCGGCTCACCGTCGAGGTTTCCCTGCTGCTATTGGCCGGGCTCGGCGCGGTGCTGCTGCGCCGACGTGGCCTCACCCCGGGTGAGGTGGACCCGCTGCTGGTGTCGGTGCCGGTGCTGCTCGCGATCGCCGCCGCGGTGCTCGCGCTGCGGGCGTACCCCTGGCCGTTGTTGCTGGTCAGCCGGCTTGCCGCGCGGACCAGGGGCAGCGTCGCCTTCCTCGGCACGGCGCGGGCCGGTCGCGCCGCGGTCGCCGCGCCGCTGGTCGTCGTGGTGCTGGCGATCGGCACCGCCGCGTTCTGCGGTGTCGTCGCCGCCGGGGTCGACGCGAGCCGGGACCGGGCCGCCGAGCGGATCGTGCCGGCCGACGCGGTGATCCGCGGCGAACGCTTCGCCCCGGACACGATCGACGAGCTGGGTCGCCTGCCCGGGGTCCGGGCTGTCACCCGGGTCGTCTACCAGGAGGACGAGCGGCTGGCGTCCGACGAGGTCGGCACCGACGCGCGGCTCGCCCAGACGGACGTGTTGCTGGTCGACGGTTCGGGACTGGACACTGTGGCCCGCGAATCCCAGGTGGACCTGCCGGTGCCGGACGCGGTGCGCACCGCGCGGCCCGGCCCGGGGCCGCTGCCCGCGATCGTCTCACCGGCGGTCGCCGCCGACCTGGCCAAGGCCGGGCTGCGCGATTCCGCCTTCATCTCGGTGCAGGGGCAACGGTACGAGTTCCGGGTGGCCGACACCGAGGACGATTTCCCGCTGGTGTCGGAGAACGCCGATCGCTTCGTGATCCTGCCCTGGCAGGCACTCCCGGAGCGGATCACCACACCCGCGCCGTCCAGCCTGCTGATCGCCGGCGACTCGCTGGACGCGGAGGCGCTGCGCCGGGCCGGCGACCAGGGGCAGGAGCGCTACCAGCGCAACGGTGCCTTCAGTGGTCGGGAACGGCTGATCGGGGTCACCGTCGACACCCGGGAGGACGTCCGCCGGGATCTCGGTGACGGCGGGGCGAACGGCGTGTTGGCGTTCGGGTTCCTGGCCGGCGCCGTCGGCGGCAGCGTGCTCGGGCTGCTCGCCATCGCGTTCACGGTGCTCGCCGGGGCGCGCGCCCGGGGCCAGGTGCTGTCCCGGCTGCGGACCCTCGGCCTGTCCCGCCGACAGTGGCGAGGGCTGCTGCTGGTCGAGTTGACCCCGCTGGTCGCGGTGTCGGTGCTGACCGGTGCGCTGGTCGGCGCGGTGCTGCCCCTGTTGCTCAACCCGGTGCTCGGCCTGTCCGCGTTCACCAGTGGTGTGCCCGTCCAGGTGGCCTTCGAGCCCAGCCTGGTCGCCGCGGTGCTCGCGCTCGGGGCGGTCGCCCTCGGCTTCGCGGTCGCCGTCGAGGCCTTGAACAACCGCCGGTTGCGCCTCGGAGAGGTGCTTCGGCTCGGAGAGGAGAGCTGA
- a CDS encoding ABC transporter permease has product MKLVWRRAREARGLLVAAVIAALVAVALVTGLSDYNRRAVDAGQRALVAASPAEERGLLVSGSGGRDAAEFANRDKAVRAELADGLAGAPVTVAAGRYGTGRELTGDLGQVPRPGDEPVFANLATLEDLAGHAELTAGAWPRPGANPVEVSLPERVAGTLGLTVGERIPVRDRATERRSELVLAGTWRPRDPTDTYWLLAPGVGAGSAASGTSYGPFTLDPADFVAMFPGSVSASWLAQPDLGGVDTADLPAVRQALTEAITAVPEAAQLGSSGQTVTKMETLLDRIGRADLVGRSSLATPLLLILVLGGYALVLVAALLHEDRRPQTALLRARGAARRQLAGLAAREATLVVAPAAVLGPLIAGEALRYIRPGGSASLYTAGGNTTLVWAAAAATAAGCLVAMVLPTLRGAGTYVADMASRSRPNRSASVQRASVDLVLVALAVLAWVQLRRYASPLAGSGGQLGLDPLLVAAPTLGVLAGAVLALRVLPPLTRFAERFVDRRPWTATMFGMWQAGRRPHAGPVLLLALAVGGSTLAWSLISTGERSQVEQAGYTVGADVRITERAGVAPPNRAAELAALPTVDRVLPAWRDEVRVGRQNLPATVIGVDPANAPGTVRLADRLSDGPVSEQYQRMIGARAAAGGIELPEGTRTITGTVRTPVANASEPHQISVALLVTSTEGLAFRLPAVAAPSDGRATRFTVQLPDVGGARLRVAGFEADGGRVAGDSYGLQVSDLKLVDAAGTARPAELTGEWATTWARGPRLPVKLSGSGFVTTRPVERQPEWGRMDQESTRFVVVPGPKAAVPVLMTPQVREALSLRVGDTVDFTLSGATVPVRLIGELRAVPTTTAPGVLLDLPAAVDTLIRTDGTVRQVPEWWIGATDPTAAARAAGDLPGVTVLNREAVMEAAADDPYWQGSRTGMLAAALGAVLLALVGLMVDVWATARRRLGEFAVLHTLGATPRLMARALLAEQTFLAGIGVGVGLLLGAAVGATMAPLVILTPAAGRPIPPATFALPWVPIGLTAVGLLLAALAFSAFIATGIRQRVAAVQLRIGGER; this is encoded by the coding sequence ATGAAGCTGGTGTGGAGACGGGCCCGCGAGGCGCGAGGGCTGCTGGTTGCCGCGGTGATCGCCGCCCTCGTCGCCGTCGCGTTGGTCACCGGGCTGTCTGACTACAACCGGCGGGCGGTGGACGCCGGGCAGCGGGCCCTCGTCGCCGCCTCGCCGGCCGAGGAGCGCGGGCTGCTGGTCAGTGGGTCCGGTGGACGTGACGCGGCGGAGTTCGCGAACCGGGACAAGGCCGTCCGCGCGGAGCTCGCCGACGGGCTCGCCGGCGCCCCGGTCACCGTCGCCGCCGGTCGGTACGGCACCGGACGGGAGCTGACCGGAGACCTCGGGCAGGTTCCCCGCCCGGGCGACGAGCCGGTCTTCGCGAACCTGGCCACGCTCGAGGACCTCGCCGGCCACGCGGAGTTGACCGCCGGAGCGTGGCCCCGCCCCGGCGCGAACCCCGTCGAGGTGAGCCTGCCGGAGCGGGTCGCCGGCACCCTGGGCCTCACCGTCGGCGAACGCATCCCGGTGCGCGACCGGGCCACCGAACGACGCAGCGAACTGGTGCTCGCCGGCACCTGGCGGCCCCGCGACCCGACCGACACGTACTGGCTGCTGGCCCCCGGGGTCGGCGCGGGCAGCGCCGCTTCCGGCACCTCGTACGGGCCGTTCACGCTCGACCCGGCCGACTTCGTCGCCATGTTCCCGGGATCGGTGTCGGCGTCCTGGCTGGCCCAACCGGACCTCGGTGGCGTCGACACCGCCGACCTCCCCGCCGTGCGGCAGGCGCTCACCGAGGCGATCACCGCGGTGCCCGAGGCTGCCCAACTCGGCAGCTCCGGGCAGACCGTGACGAAGATGGAGACGCTGCTGGACCGGATCGGCCGCGCCGACCTGGTGGGCCGTTCCTCGCTGGCGACCCCGCTGCTGCTGATCCTGGTGCTCGGCGGGTACGCGCTGGTGCTGGTCGCAGCCCTCCTGCACGAGGACCGCCGCCCGCAGACCGCGCTGCTGCGTGCCCGCGGCGCCGCCCGCCGGCAGCTGGCCGGACTGGCCGCCCGGGAGGCGACCCTGGTGGTCGCCCCGGCAGCCGTGCTCGGTCCACTGATCGCCGGTGAGGCGCTGCGGTACATCAGACCCGGCGGGTCCGCGTCCCTCTACACCGCCGGCGGCAACACCACACTCGTCTGGGCGGCAGCGGCGGCCACCGCGGCCGGCTGCCTGGTCGCCATGGTCCTCCCGACGCTGCGCGGCGCCGGCACGTACGTGGCCGACATGGCGTCCCGGTCCCGGCCGAACCGGTCGGCGAGCGTCCAACGCGCCAGCGTCGACCTGGTGCTCGTGGCACTCGCCGTACTCGCCTGGGTGCAGCTCCGCCGGTACGCCTCGCCGCTGGCCGGATCAGGCGGCCAGCTCGGGCTCGACCCGTTGCTGGTCGCCGCCCCGACGCTCGGCGTACTGGCCGGTGCCGTGCTGGCGCTGCGGGTGCTCCCGCCGCTCACCCGGTTCGCGGAGCGCTTCGTCGACCGACGCCCCTGGACGGCCACCATGTTCGGCATGTGGCAGGCCGGTCGGCGTCCACACGCCGGCCCGGTCCTGCTGCTCGCCCTCGCCGTCGGCGGCAGCACCCTGGCCTGGTCACTGATCAGCACCGGTGAGCGGTCCCAGGTCGAGCAGGCCGGATACACGGTCGGCGCCGACGTGCGGATCACCGAGCGGGCCGGTGTCGCCCCACCGAACAGGGCTGCTGAGCTCGCCGCGCTGCCGACCGTGGACCGGGTGCTGCCGGCCTGGCGGGACGAGGTCCGGGTCGGCCGGCAGAACCTGCCGGCGACCGTGATCGGTGTCGACCCGGCCAACGCACCCGGTACCGTCCGCCTCGCCGACCGCCTCTCCGACGGGCCGGTCTCGGAGCAGTACCAGCGGATGATCGGCGCGCGGGCGGCAGCCGGGGGCATCGAGCTACCCGAAGGCACCCGCACGATCACCGGAACCGTCCGTACGCCGGTGGCGAACGCGTCCGAACCGCACCAGATCTCGGTGGCGCTGCTGGTCACCAGCACGGAGGGCCTCGCCTTCCGGCTTCCGGCGGTTGCCGCCCCCAGCGACGGGCGGGCCACCCGCTTCACGGTCCAGCTACCCGACGTGGGGGGAGCGCGGCTCCGGGTGGCCGGGTTCGAGGCCGACGGCGGGCGGGTGGCCGGCGACTCGTACGGGTTGCAGGTGAGCGACCTGAAGCTGGTCGACGCGGCCGGCACGGCTCGCCCTGCCGAACTCACCGGTGAGTGGGCGACGACCTGGGCCCGCGGACCGCGCCTTCCGGTGAAGCTGAGCGGCAGCGGATTCGTGACCACCCGCCCGGTGGAACGGCAGCCGGAGTGGGGGCGCATGGACCAGGAGTCGACCCGGTTCGTGGTCGTGCCGGGTCCGAAGGCGGCCGTACCAGTGCTGATGACCCCCCAGGTACGCGAGGCGCTGAGCCTGCGCGTCGGCGACACCGTCGACTTCACGCTCTCCGGGGCGACGGTGCCGGTGCGCCTGATCGGTGAGTTGCGCGCCGTGCCGACCACCACCGCGCCCGGCGTGCTGCTGGACCTGCCCGCGGCGGTCGACACCCTGATCCGTACCGACGGGACGGTGCGACAGGTGCCGGAATGGTGGATCGGAGCCACCGACCCGACGGCCGCCGCCCGGGCGGCCGGTGACCTGCCCGGCGTCACGGTGCTCAACCGGGAGGCGGTCATGGAGGCGGCCGCCGACGACCCGTACTGGCAGGGCTCGCGTACCGGAATGCTCGCCGCCGCGCTCGGCGCGGTGCTGCTGGCCCTCGTCGGCCTGATGGTGGACGTGTGGGCCACCGCCCGTCGGCGGCTCGGCGAGTTCGCGGTGCTGCACACCCTCGGCGCCACACCTCGGTTGATGGCCCGGGCGCTCCTGGCCGAACAGACCTTCCTCGCCGGAATCGGCGTGGGAGTCGGGTTGCTCCTCGGTGCCGCGGTCGGCGCGACCATGGCCCCGCTGGTCATCCTCACCCCGGCCGCCGGCCGACCGATTCCCCCGGCGACGTTCGCGTTGCCCTGGGTTCCGATCGGTCTGACCGCGGTCGGTCTGCTGCTGGCGGCGCTCGCCTTCAGCGCGTTCATCGCCACCGGCATCCGTCAGCGGGTGGCGGCGGTGCAGCTGCGAATCGGGGGAGAACGATGA
- a CDS encoding helix-turn-helix domain-containing protein, with product MPIVVRIDVELAKRKMSVGEFAERVGLTPANVAVLKNGRAKAVRFSTLEAMCRVLECQPGDLLEWVEEETP from the coding sequence ATGCCCATCGTCGTCCGCATCGACGTCGAGTTGGCCAAGCGCAAGATGAGCGTCGGAGAGTTCGCCGAGCGCGTCGGGCTCACGCCGGCCAACGTGGCGGTGCTCAAGAACGGCCGCGCCAAGGCGGTCCGCTTCAGCACCCTGGAGGCGATGTGTCGGGTGCTCGAATGCCAGCCCGGAGACCTGCTCGAATGGGTGGAGGAGGAAACCCCATGA
- a CDS encoding DUF2975 domain-containing protein yields MVLFGVLVVFQTLSLPGQFAYMAEQSPQDAHLRWPATAVTVFWVLCVQVVIVATWQLLSLVKNDRIFTEASLKWVDAIVWAIAAAWVVLVGVFLWVGFNADDPGVPLLLFLLTVGVTVLGLLMVVMRALLRQATTLRTDMEAVI; encoded by the coding sequence GTGGTGCTGTTCGGGGTCCTGGTCGTGTTCCAGACCCTCTCGCTGCCCGGCCAGTTCGCGTACATGGCCGAACAGTCGCCGCAGGACGCGCACCTGCGCTGGCCGGCGACCGCCGTGACGGTGTTCTGGGTGCTGTGCGTCCAGGTGGTCATCGTCGCGACGTGGCAGTTGCTCAGCCTGGTCAAGAACGACCGAATCTTCACCGAGGCGTCCCTCAAGTGGGTGGACGCCATCGTCTGGGCGATCGCCGCCGCCTGGGTGGTGCTCGTGGGGGTCTTCCTGTGGGTCGGCTTCAACGCGGACGACCCGGGAGTGCCACTCCTGCTGTTCCTCCTGACGGTGGGCGTCACCGTGCTGGGGCTCCTCATGGTGGTGATGCGAGCGCTGCTGCGGCAGGCCACCACGCTACGGACCGACATGGAAGCGGTGATCTGA
- a CDS encoding YdeI/OmpD-associated family protein gives MTNAELAELVVADADGLRTWLSANHTSSPGVWLALTRKGGTVTTLTWQQAVDEGLCFGWIDGQARKRDEGTSWIRFTPRRPRSSWSQRNVANVARLEESGRMTPAGRAAVEAAKADGRWAAAYAPPSEAEVPADLLAAVAAEPAAQAMLDVLTKANRFALIHRLNAVKRVETRERKIVEFVAMLARHETFHPQKARPLPAGEGVVPRSADERTD, from the coding sequence ATGACGAACGCCGAGCTGGCTGAGTTGGTCGTGGCGGATGCCGACGGGTTGCGCACCTGGTTGTCGGCCAACCACACCTCGTCGCCCGGGGTCTGGTTGGCCCTGACCAGGAAGGGCGGCACGGTCACGACGCTGACCTGGCAGCAGGCCGTCGACGAGGGCCTGTGCTTCGGCTGGATCGACGGGCAGGCCCGCAAACGCGACGAGGGGACCTCGTGGATCCGGTTCACCCCACGCCGGCCGCGCAGTTCCTGGTCGCAACGCAACGTGGCGAACGTGGCCCGGCTGGAGGAGTCGGGGCGGATGACGCCGGCCGGGCGGGCCGCGGTGGAGGCGGCGAAGGCGGACGGTCGGTGGGCGGCGGCCTACGCCCCACCGTCGGAGGCGGAGGTGCCGGCCGACCTCCTCGCCGCCGTCGCCGCCGAGCCCGCCGCGCAGGCGATGCTCGACGTGCTCACCAAGGCCAACCGGTTCGCCCTCATCCACCGCCTCAACGCGGTGAAGCGGGTGGAGACCCGCGAGCGGAAGATCGTCGAGTTCGTCGCCATGCTGGCCCGGCACGAGACGTTCCACCCGCAGAAGGCGAGGCCGTTGCCGGCGGGTGAGGGTGTCGTGCCACGGAGCGCCGACGAGCGAACCGATTGA
- a CDS encoding HNH endonuclease signature motif containing protein, protein MIDELARADSAVASCADAAAWALSERELIAALDATHRLQQRLAAVQLAVVRELDGRGTAVAQGASSTTVWLRHRLRLDVAAARRLVGLAASVDVAPPAVREALAGGMVSAEQARVIADTAATVTASAGVEVADKAVGVLVEWAGQFDPTLLRRMGTRILDHVAPDLADAAAAAALAADDARAARDRHLTLSTQTDGRLRLTGTLDAETAGLLRAAIDPLSAPSGPDDTRSPGQRRHDALADVCRLALRTGELPDSGGDPAQIVVTTDYDTLTQQLCAGALDIGLQLTPDTVRRMACDAAILPAVLGGTSQILDVGRQRRLITGPLRRALVLRDGGCAFPGCDRPPRWCAAHHIHHWADGGPTSLDNAVLLCGHHHRHVHHSDWVIRLGDDGRPEFVPPAWLDPNQLPRRNHYHRRT, encoded by the coding sequence GTGATCGATGAGTTGGCGCGGGCGGACAGTGCGGTGGCGAGCTGCGCCGACGCTGCTGCCTGGGCCCTCTCCGAGCGCGAGCTGATCGCGGCGCTCGACGCCACCCATCGCTTGCAGCAGCGGCTGGCGGCGGTGCAGTTGGCGGTCGTCCGGGAGTTGGACGGGCGGGGCACCGCAGTCGCGCAGGGCGCGTCCTCGACGACGGTGTGGCTGCGTCATCGCCTGCGGCTCGACGTCGCCGCCGCGCGTCGGCTGGTCGGGCTCGCGGCCTCGGTCGACGTCGCCCCACCTGCGGTGCGGGAGGCGTTGGCGGGCGGGATGGTCAGTGCGGAGCAGGCGCGGGTCATCGCCGACACGGCCGCCACGGTGACGGCGTCGGCGGGCGTCGAGGTGGCCGACAAAGCGGTTGGCGTGCTGGTCGAGTGGGCCGGGCAGTTCGACCCGACCCTGCTACGTCGCATGGGCACCCGGATCCTCGACCACGTCGCCCCCGACCTCGCCGACGCCGCCGCAGCAGCAGCCCTGGCCGCCGACGACGCCCGCGCCGCCCGCGACCGACACCTCACCCTCTCCACGCAAACCGACGGCCGCCTGCGGCTCACCGGCACCCTCGACGCCGAGACCGCCGGCCTGCTGCGTGCCGCCATCGACCCGCTCAGCGCACCGTCAGGCCCCGACGACACACGATCGCCCGGGCAACGTCGCCACGACGCCCTCGCCGATGTCTGCCGACTCGCCCTGCGCACCGGCGAGCTGCCCGACAGCGGCGGCGACCCCGCCCAGATCGTCGTCACCACCGACTACGACACCCTCACCCAGCAACTCTGTGCCGGGGCGCTCGACATCGGCCTCCAGCTCACCCCCGACACGGTGCGCCGGATGGCCTGCGACGCTGCCATCCTGCCCGCCGTCCTCGGCGGCACCAGCCAGATCCTCGACGTCGGTCGGCAACGCCGACTCATCACCGGCCCACTGCGACGGGCCCTCGTGCTGCGCGACGGCGGCTGCGCGTTCCCGGGCTGCGACCGGCCGCCACGCTGGTGCGCCGCTCACCACATCCACCACTGGGCCGACGGCGGCCCCACCAGCCTCGACAACGCCGTCCTGCTCTGCGGCCACCACCACCGACACGTTCACCACAGCGATTGGGTGATCCGGCTCGGCGACGACGGGCGACCCGAGTTCGTGCCACCGGCCTGGCTCGATCCGAACCAGCTCCCGCGCCGCAACCACTACCACCGGCGAACGTAG
- the ligD gene encoding non-homologous end-joining DNA ligase, whose amino-acid sequence MAGTKAAVTEVEVAGRSVRLSSPDRVIFPERGFTKADVFHYYLAVGDGIMRALRDRPTTLQRFPEGIGGEAFFQKRVPTRGVPPWVTTAEITFPSGRNAAELCPTDLAHVAWAAQMGTIVFHPWPVRATDPDRPDELRIDLDPQPGTDFADAARAAGELRALLDELGVTGWPKTSGGRGVHVYLRIQPRWTFTEVRRATIALAREVERRHPDLVTTAWWKEERGSRVFVDFNQMARDRTIACAYSLRANARATVSTPVTWDELPDVDPDDFDLRTVPARLAERGDPHAGIDDAPWDITPLLEWADRDAAAGQGDLPYPPDHPKMPGEPKRVQPSRAKRTPDGP is encoded by the coding sequence ATGGCGGGCACCAAGGCGGCGGTCACCGAGGTCGAGGTGGCCGGGCGCAGCGTACGGCTGAGCAGTCCGGATCGGGTGATCTTCCCCGAGCGGGGGTTCACCAAGGCGGACGTCTTCCACTACTACCTCGCGGTCGGCGACGGCATCATGCGCGCCCTGCGGGACCGGCCCACCACGCTGCAACGCTTCCCCGAGGGCATCGGTGGTGAGGCGTTCTTCCAGAAGCGGGTGCCCACCAGGGGGGTGCCGCCATGGGTCACCACGGCGGAGATCACCTTCCCGAGCGGCCGGAACGCGGCCGAGCTGTGCCCGACCGATCTGGCGCACGTGGCCTGGGCGGCGCAGATGGGCACCATCGTCTTCCACCCCTGGCCGGTGCGCGCCACCGACCCCGACCGGCCCGACGAGCTGCGCATCGACCTCGACCCGCAGCCCGGCACCGACTTCGCCGACGCCGCGCGGGCCGCCGGTGAGCTCCGGGCGCTCCTCGACGAGCTGGGCGTCACCGGTTGGCCGAAGACCTCCGGCGGTCGGGGGGTGCACGTCTACCTGCGCATCCAACCCCGCTGGACGTTCACCGAGGTGCGTCGGGCCACCATCGCGCTCGCCCGGGAGGTGGAACGCCGCCACCCCGACCTGGTGACCACCGCCTGGTGGAAGGAGGAGCGCGGCAGCCGCGTCTTCGTCGACTTCAACCAGATGGCCCGCGACCGCACGATCGCCTGCGCGTACTCCCTGCGGGCCAACGCGCGGGCGACCGTCTCCACCCCGGTCACCTGGGACGAACTGCCCGACGTCGACCCGGACGACTTCGACCTGCGCACCGTCCCGGCCCGGCTCGCCGAGCGCGGCGACCCGCACGCCGGCATCGACGACGCCCCGTGGGACATCACCCCGCTGCTCGAATGGGCCGACCGCGACGCCGCCGCCGGTCAGGGCGACCTGCCGTACCCGCCGGACCACCCGAAGATGCCCGGCGAACCCAAGCGCGTGCAGCCCAGCCGCGCCAAGCGCACCCCCGACGGTCCCTGA
- the msrB gene encoding peptide-methionine (R)-S-oxide reductase MsrB, translated as MSLDDNELPRTEDEWRVRLTPEEFHVLREAGTERPWTGEYVDTKTQGVYHCRACGLELFSSDTKFDSHCGWPSFDDAIPGRVKEIEDRSLGMARTEIRCARCDSHLGHVFHGEGFTPKDTRHCVNSISVRLEPR; from the coding sequence GTGAGTCTTGACGACAACGAGCTGCCCCGCACCGAGGACGAGTGGCGGGTCCGGCTGACCCCCGAGGAGTTCCACGTCCTGCGGGAGGCCGGCACCGAACGGCCCTGGACGGGCGAGTACGTGGACACGAAGACCCAGGGGGTCTACCACTGTCGCGCCTGCGGTCTGGAGCTGTTTTCCAGCGACACCAAGTTCGACTCGCACTGCGGGTGGCCGAGCTTCGACGACGCCATCCCGGGCCGGGTCAAGGAGATCGAGGACCGCAGCCTCGGCATGGCGCGTACGGAGATCCGGTGCGCCCGCTGCGACAGTCACCTCGGGCACGTCTTCCACGGTGAGGGCTTCACCCCGAAGGACACCCGGCACTGCGTCAACTCGATCTCGGTCCGCCTCGAACCCCGCTGA
- a CDS encoding DUF305 domain-containing protein, with protein MPRTPLVSVLAALLLTSACAGSPDPGGPQPAPAPPAGSTVAGPTADLGAMSGIDLVFLSTMVGHSERTLQIVRSSRDRVRDDALRTLAAAIEATEADELVAMRGWLPTTGPGASAAAHHHEGHGDDAALDRLRNAPAPDVDRVLREVLADHQRSAADLARAQVDVGRNERVRDLARRIEQSRTAEVDLLRGTP; from the coding sequence ATGCCCCGTACCCCTCTGGTGTCAGTGCTCGCGGCCCTGCTGCTCACCAGCGCCTGCGCCGGGTCACCCGACCCGGGCGGGCCGCAACCGGCCCCCGCGCCCCCGGCCGGCTCCACGGTCGCCGGACCCACTGCCGACCTGGGCGCGATGAGCGGCATCGACCTGGTGTTCCTCAGCACGATGGTCGGGCACAGCGAACGCACCCTGCAGATCGTGCGGTCGTCCCGGGACCGGGTGCGCGACGACGCGCTGCGCACCCTGGCCGCCGCCATCGAGGCCACCGAGGCCGACGAACTGGTCGCCATGCGCGGCTGGTTGCCCACCACCGGGCCGGGCGCCAGCGCCGCCGCGCACCACCACGAGGGGCACGGCGACGACGCGGCGCTCGACCGGCTGCGCAACGCGCCCGCCCCGGACGTCGACCGGGTGCTGCGCGAGGTGCTCGCCGACCACCAGCGGTCGGCCGCCGACCTGGCCCGGGCCCAGGTCGACGTCGGCCGCAACGAGCGGGTCCGCGACCTGGCCCGGCGGATCGAGCAGTCCCGGACCGCCGAGGTCGACCTACTCCGGGGTACGCCCTGA